A stretch of DNA from Gemmatimonadaceae bacterium:
TATCGCTCCTGCTCGATCATGCGCCGTAGTCTAGCCTGCGGCGGCCGGCGGCACATCGCCGCTGGACGAACCCCCGGGGTCGCGGTAGTATGCACGTATGAGCGACGTGACCCGAGCGACCGCAGAAGTGACGCCCAGCCGGCAGCGGCGGTAGGCGAGGGTTCGGGATTCGTCGCAGTATCGGCGCCCGGCCACTCAGCCGGGCGCCTCGATTTTTATACCCAGCCAGCGCGGTTCCATGATCGAAGCCCTCAAGGAAAAACTGACCGAGGAAGTCGGGCGCCTGCAGTACGAGCTGAACGTCACGCTTCCCAGCGAGATTCGTCGCGCCGTGGAGATGGGCGATCTGCGCGAGAACAGCGAGTACAAGGCGGCGCTCGAGCGGCAGCAGTTCGTGCAGGCGCGGCTGGGCCATCTGCACCAGCGGCTGAGCAAGCTGTCGGCCATCGACCCGTCGCAGATCCCGCCCGACAAGGTGGGGCTGGGCTCGCGCGTGGTGGTGGAGGACAAGAAGTCCAGGGTGCGCGAGACGTACCACCTGGTGTTCGGCGACGCGATCGAATTCGAGGAGGGCCACGTGACCATGGCGTCGCCCATCGGACGGGCGCTGCTCGGCAAGGGCGTGGGCGAGGACGTGATGCTCCGTCTGCCCACGCTCACGCGGACGCTGGTGGTGGTGGAGCTGTACACCATTCACGACGAGATCGTGAAAGACGAATGACCCCGCGGGGCGGCATCGCCGCCCCGCGCTAGACGCCGGCCCCGGCGTCCACGCCGAAGATCCGCTCCACCTCGCGCGCATAGCGCGCCACCGCCTCGCGCTGCTCGTCGCCGTTCCAGCCCAGCAGGGGCGCCACGTACTGCGCCGCGGCGGCCGCCGCGCCGGCCCCGTGGTCGGGCGTCTCGAACGCGAGCTTGGTGCGCCGGATGAACAGGTCGGCCAGCGTGCGCGCGTGGGCGCGCTCCACCGCCCAGCGCAGTTCGCCGAATCGCCAGTCGAGCGAGGGGACGATGCGCGCGCCGGCCTCCGCGTCGCGGCCGCATGCCGCGTCGCGCTCCGCCGTGTCGTCGGGGAGCGGCAGGTCGGCGGTGGTGGACCTGCCGCCCCGGCCGAGCCTCCGCACCACCACGTCCACCACCTGCGCGGCCATGATGCGATACGTGGTGAGCTTGCCGCCGGTGATCGCCACCACGCCGCGCGGCGTGACCTCGATCGCGTGCTCGCGCGACGCCGCGTTGGGCGAATCGGCCGTCGTGGCCACGAGCGGGCGGATGCCCGCCCATGCGCTCACCACGTCGGCACGCCCGAGTTGCGCCGCGGGGAAGAACGTGTTGGCGGCCCGCAGCAGATACGCCACGTCGTCCTCCGAGGCGCGCACCGCGTCGGGGTTGGCTTCGGTGAACGTGTCGGTGGTGCCGAACACGGTGAACGCGCCCGCCGGCAGCGCGAACATCACGCGCCCGTCGGTGGGGGAGAGCAGGGTGAGCGCCGCCCGATTGCCCACCCGGTGGTGCGGCACGAGGATGTGCACGCCCTTGCTCCCCCGCACGCGGGGCCGACCGGCCGCTCCCTCCAGCCGGCGCACGTCGTCGCTCCACGGGCCGGTGGCGTTCACGGTCGCCAGGGCGCGCACCTCGGTCGTGTCGCCGGTGAGCCGGTCGGCCAGCCGCGCGCCGACCACACGCCCACGCTCCAGCGACAACGCCTCCACCGCCACGTGATTGAGCACCGTGGCCCCGGCGCATTCGGCGTCGAGCACGTTGGCGAGCGTGAGCCGGGCGTCGTCGGTGTGGGCGTCGAAGTACGCCACCCCGCCCCGGAGCCCGTCGCGCGCCACCGCCGGTTCCTCGGCTTCGACCCCCGCCGGCGAGAGGCGCCGGTGCCGGCGCACGTTACGGAACATGGCCAGGGTGTCGTAGAGCGTGACCCCCGCCACCACCTTCCAGAACGGCACGCGGGCGCCGGCGTACACGGGCCACACGAAGCGCAGGGGCCGCACCAGATGCGGCGCCAGGCGCAGGAGCCGCCGCCGCTCGTCGCTGGCCTCGAACACCAGCTTGAGCTGGCCGTGCTCCAGGTAGCGCAACCCGCCGTGGATGAGCCGCGAGCTGCGGCTGGACGTGCCGCTCGCGAAGTCGTCCTTCTCCACCAGCAACACGGCCAGCCCGCGGAGCGTGGCGTCGCGGGCGATCCCTGCCCCGGTGATCCCCCCGCCCACCACCAGCAGGTCGAACGACGAGCCGGAGGCCGGCAGGCGGGGGGGAGATTGCGAGAGCGGCATGCGAAAAGCTGCCACCGCGCGCCGTCGCGAACAAGCAGCCGCCGGCCGGTTTGGCGCCCCGTGGGCTATCGCCTAAGTTGAAGCCATGCCGACTTTCGGGAACGGTCGCCGCGTGGCGATCGTGGCGGGCGTGCGCACCCCCTTTGCACGCGCGGGCACCGTGCTCCGCGGGCTCAGCGCCATCGACCTGGGCCGCCGGTGCGTGTCGGAGTTGCTCGAGCGCACCGAGCTCGACGGGTCGCTGGTCGAGGCGCTGGTGTACGGCACCGTGGTGCACTCCGTGCTCGCGCCCAACATCGCGCGCGAAGTCTCGCTCATGCCGGTGCTGCCCAAGTCGGTGGACGCATACACGGTGAGCCGGGCGTGCGCGTCGTCCAATCAGGCGATCACCGATGCCGCCGATCAGATCGCGCTGGGGCATCGCGACGTGGTCATCGCCGGCGGCGCCGAGTCGCTCTCCAACGTGCCCATCCTCCACTCGCGCGGCATGTCCGACGCGCTCGTGGCGGCGTCGCGCGCCAAATCGCTGGCCGGCCGGCTGGGCGCGTTGGGGCGCGTCCGCCCCAGGGACTTCGTCCCGATCACGCCCGCCATCGCCGAGCCCACGACCGGCGAGACGATGGGGCAGAGCGCCGAGAAGATGGCGAAGATGAACGGCATTCCGCGCGAGGAACAGGACCAGTTCGCGCTGCGTTCGCACCGCCTGGCGTCGGTGGGCACGCTGGACGGCCGCCTCACCGCGGAGATCGCCACCGTTTGGGTGCCGCCCCGCTTCGATGTGGCCGCGTCGAGCGACAACGGCGTGCGCACCGATACGAGCATCGAGGCGCTCCGGGCGCTCCGGCCCGTGTTCGACCGCCGCTACGGCACGGTGACGGCGGGCAACGCGTCGCCGCTCACCGACGGCGCCAGCGCCGTGCTGCTGATGAGCGAGGAGCGCGCGAAGACGCTGGGATATGCGCCGTTGGCGTATATCCGGTCGTACGCGTACGCGGCGCTCGACCCCGGCGATCAGCTCCTGATGGGGCCCGTGCTCGCCGCGCCGCTGGCGCTGCAGCGCGCCGGCCTCACGCTGGCCGACATGGACCTCATCGAGATGCACGAGGCGTTCGCCGCGCAGGTGCTGTGCAACCTCAAGGGCTTCGAATCGCAGGAGTGGGCGGAGCGGGCGGGCTACAGCCGGCCGCTGGGCGAGGTGGACCGCTCGAAGCTCAACGTGATGGGCGGGTCGATTGCCATCGGGCACCCATTCGGCGCCACCGGGGGCCGGATCCTGATCACGCTGGCCAACGAACTGGCGCGGCGCGGCGGCCAGTTCGGCCTGATGACGGTTTGCGCGGCCGGCGGGTTGGGCCACGCCATGGTCATCGAACGCCCGTGAGCGGGGAGACGCCCAACCCATGATCAGCCTCGACCGCCAGCACGACGTGCTCGTTCTCACGCTCGACATGCCGGGCGAGCCGGTGAACAAGCTCACGCAGGCGCTGGGCGCCGAGCTGCGGCAGGTGATCGCCGACGTCGATCGCGACGTGACCGTGCGCGCCTGCGTGCTGATCAGCGGCAAACGCGATTCGTTCATCGCCGGCGCCG
This window harbors:
- the fadI gene encoding acetyl-CoA C-acyltransferase FadI — its product is MPTFGNGRRVAIVAGVRTPFARAGTVLRGLSAIDLGRRCVSELLERTELDGSLVEALVYGTVVHSVLAPNIAREVSLMPVLPKSVDAYTVSRACASSNQAITDAADQIALGHRDVVIAGGAESLSNVPILHSRGMSDALVAASRAKSLAGRLGALGRVRPRDFVPITPAIAEPTTGETMGQSAEKMAKMNGIPREEQDQFALRSHRLASVGTLDGRLTAEIATVWVPPRFDVAASSDNGVRTDTSIEALRALRPVFDRRYGTVTAGNASPLTDGASAVLLMSEERAKTLGYAPLAYIRSYAYAALDPGDQLLMGPVLAAPLALQRAGLTLADMDLIEMHEAFAAQVLCNLKGFESQEWAERAGYSRPLGEVDRSKLNVMGGSIAIGHPFGATGGRILITLANELARRGGQFGLMTVCAAGGLGHAMVIERP
- a CDS encoding GreA/GreB family elongation factor, whose translation is MIEALKEKLTEEVGRLQYELNVTLPSEIRRAVEMGDLRENSEYKAALERQQFVQARLGHLHQRLSKLSAIDPSQIPPDKVGLGSRVVVEDKKSRVRETYHLVFGDAIEFEEGHVTMASPIGRALLGKGVGEDVMLRLPTLTRTLVVVELYTIHDEIVKDE
- a CDS encoding glycerol-3-phosphate dehydrogenase/oxidase, producing MPLSQSPPRLPASGSSFDLLVVGGGITGAGIARDATLRGLAVLLVEKDDFASGTSSRSSRLIHGGLRYLEHGQLKLVFEASDERRRLLRLAPHLVRPLRFVWPVYAGARVPFWKVVAGVTLYDTLAMFRNVRRHRRLSPAGVEAEEPAVARDGLRGGVAYFDAHTDDARLTLANVLDAECAGATVLNHVAVEALSLERGRVVGARLADRLTGDTTEVRALATVNATGPWSDDVRRLEGAAGRPRVRGSKGVHILVPHHRVGNRAALTLLSPTDGRVMFALPAGAFTVFGTTDTFTEANPDAVRASEDDVAYLLRAANTFFPAAQLGRADVVSAWAGIRPLVATTADSPNAASREHAIEVTPRGVVAITGGKLTTYRIMAAQVVDVVVRRLGRGGRSTTADLPLPDDTAERDAACGRDAEAGARIVPSLDWRFGELRWAVERAHARTLADLFIRRTKLAFETPDHGAGAAAAAAQYVAPLLGWNGDEQREAVARYAREVERIFGVDAGAGV